The Musa acuminata AAA Group cultivar baxijiao unplaced genomic scaffold, Cavendish_Baxijiao_AAA HiC_scaffold_1142, whole genome shotgun sequence genome includes the window GGCAGGCCACCTTGGCGTCTTGGTCGTCGAAGAACCTCCGCTTCATCTTCAGATAGACTTGGCAGGTCACCAAGCTATCTGATCCAGCTTGATGCGACTTCCCAGCTTGGCGTGGCACCCCGAGGGTACTCGCCACTCTCTCCAGCCCGCCGGAGAGACCCTTGCAGCCGCGCATAATGTGCTTGAGATCCACAGTCTCTCCGAAGAGCAAGTTCACCAGGCCGAGGAACTCTTCCAGGGTGTCGGGCAGAGGCCGGCCGAACCCCAGCACCTTGATGAGATAGGCGAAGTCGTAGCAGCTGTGAAAGGCGATCCATCGAGTGGAGTGCGGGCGGCAGAAACGGCAATGAGCGACGAGGCCGGAACGATAGAGGTGGGCGGCGAACTGGCCGGAGTCAATGCCGTAGAGGGGGAGCCGGTCGAAGTCGATGCCACTGGAGCGGAGCAGGTCGACGGAGTCCGGCGCGTGGAGGTCGCGTCGGACATCGAATTCGCGGAAGTTGAACTCCCACGCGTACCCGACCCTGCCGCCGGTGCCGATGGAGGGGAGGTCGCCGAAGGCGTCGAAGAGGGTGAGGCCGAGTTGGACGAGCTCCATCTTGTCGACGTTGGCCTTGAGGAAGGCGTAGCGCAGGCTGGGCGGGAGAAGACGGTGTGGCCTCCGAGTTCTGTAGAGGAAGCCGGGAAACTCCGTGTCGAAGGCGACGTAAGAGAAGCGATCCACGAGGGAAGCAATGATGGAGAACTCGTACTCCAAGTTCCACGCCCAAACCGAGCGCACCACCAAATGttgccgccctcctcctcctcctcctcgttgcgAAGACATCTTTCCACGCGACGATACAACAGTGTGGAGCGAAGAAGAGTGTCGGAGAGGAGTGATGCGTGACAAGTCCAAAGGTCACGTCCTTATATAACAGGCAGAGTGTCCGAACCCCAGTTCGATTCGGAATCCTATCCGAATCGAGCTATAATCCTAATCCAAGAAGGAAAGATGCGGGTGTTAAGCCCCAGCTCGATCCAATGTCTCTCGGAATCCTAGTCCGATTCTAACGATCCAAGGTATCTTCGTTCGAAGTACGTCTCCACATTTGTGGGCCTTAACTCGGCCCATCCTGCTACCGTCTCGGCCTTCAATCAACTATGTATTACCGCTGCCTTCGTCGCTTGAAGCTCCACGACGGCACACCCCGCGGAGATGGGAGACCCCGGAGCGGCATCGAGGAGGAAGAACCGATTACCGAAGGGGGGCAGCGAATCTTCCGATCTCCACGCCGCCGCGAGGAACGGGGACCTCACCACGGTCGAGTCCATCTGCAACGCTAATCCCCTCGCCGTCAATACTCGAGATCGCCATTCCCGGACACCGTATCCTTTCTCCCTTGTTCTCCTTTCCTCAATCTTCGCTTTTGTTGTCGTTATCATGTGGTGGGCTCTTCGCTTGGTTCAGAATCTGTCGAGCGAGCAGCTTATTGCGCCGCCGAGAGTTTGGCACTGAGTTTTAAGGTTCCCTTAGGGTTTTTGAGCTTTAACCGACTTGGctggttcatttaaattccttTGCTAGGATTCGGATTGCTGTCTGATTTGGTGCATTATTTGTGACTAGCTGGCCCTTCTGAGTCTTAGGTCTTAAATATCAACTCGATTCCTTTGAAAAGAGAATGAAGAAAAGGATATAGATGATGAAACTATCTATCGATGGAGGATGACTGTGGCAATGATTTGCAGAAATGATACATGCCGATTCATCCACACTGACACTCTTCGGTATAAGAACTTCCACATAACTTGTGGGTGGAATTGTGTTGCTTCGATACTTAGATTTAATATAGGAAATGTTCATTACGAAGCTGAGAAATTGTTGCTGTCGACAATTTAAACATCTCTTTTCTGTCAATGTATGTTATGTTTTTTTGGGTATTAGAATTTTTAAACATCCAAGAAGTGCTTTACTTTTCGAGATCTCAATCTTGGGTAAGTAAATTAACAAAAATTATTCCATATCTCCAACCTCTATGTGgtgggaaagaggatatatcatAGTTTCTTATACTAAATTTGTTGACATCTAAGAAATTTGCAAGTCATAGGGTACAAACTCAACTTTTGGATATTTCTTGTTAACACACAAAGACCGTCGATCGGTGAGTCGGCCTGATTAGTTATCTGCCAAAAGTGTAGGTCTCTTCTGCTGGCTTGCCTTCTAGTCACGCCTTCATGCTACGCTGACGACCTTGCACAATAGGCTTGTGCCGAGGGTGTCCCAGGTCAaccccttcgatgcttaagttagcgaaAGATGGACtgatggatggggcttcggtatagtaccgggcgttgaacactcattcgcaagttcgcacgttgccttgacgggaacttgttgttgcgcccgggactcggtgagcagctgtttgtgggcttgcagctgctcgttcaaccttctaaagcccttgttttccccctctccctcttttctcttgtgcatgcaaggtgctcgttgaattgcttgtaaagcttccccttttcacgagactttgggacttgtccgttgctcgttatttcgaactaatcaactttctcttttacaggtccttcgggacctgcgagaggttgcaagtgggctgatctttgcggagcaatatcgtaagggcgaagtgcgtcttaggcaacgcaagctaagttcgcgtcttggccgcaagggtgcctcacgccttaggcaattctagctaaggccgtgacattgtggtatcagagcgggcaagcacttcaagcgagcagcgaaggaacttcgtaacttcgccatgtcaaagcatcgtggcgaatccagcaagacggggcaagccggacccttgccccaagcagccgcaggtgggctgcatgtgcacactcgctctcatgctgttggagccgctcaagaggagcgcgacagcgaacatgatgagcaagaagttggctactctccgcgagcggaggtggTGCAATATGGAGCGCCAACTGGGAAGAAGAGTCacgaggagagactcacaacggcggaaacccgcctggatgttcttgaagcgagcgcggaggaactctaccatggccaacaaaggcttgttggggtagagagctcgcaagaggaagcggagtccaggatcgacaaggtcgaggccctagtcgaccgactgtctgatgacaccaaagactccgttcaacacctgcaggaagttgtggcggaactcacttcaagggtgacaatgctcactagagcactaaatgcgggaggaagcaacacccgcgttgcaccaccacaaaatttacgggcacccgagcctcatggatatggaggggccagagatgccaaagagctcgagaactttctgttcaacatggaacaatactttcgagctacgaggctcgattctgaagataccaaagtttctatagcaacaatgtatctgaacagagatgcaaaactttggtggcgaactcgctgggaggagatccaacaaggtcggtgttgggttgacacatgggaggacttgaagcgggagttgagaactcagttcctaccagagaaaacagagttcatcgcaagaaggaagttgagacaactccgccagagtaccaccatccgagattatgtgaaacagttttctgcactaatgctggacatacaggacatgtccgagaaggacaagttgttcagcttcctcgatggtttgaagccatgggctcaacaagaactaaatcgaaggaatgttaccgatgtggttggggcaattgctgctgcagaaaggctcaccgactttgtttcctctgaagacccagggagaaggaaacaatcttcaagcaatcgccctccgaaacattctcgagggaaggagctcgggggtgaacaaaagaagaagagttcccacaaagggccaaacccgaaaggcaaggtctcaaaacctggaggatgctttttttgcggaggaccgcacatgttgagggagtgcccacaaaaacaggtactcaatgctttgacggcttccatccacccccccccgatcggacaagggcaaagctgttgctcttagttcgagcagttctgaatccaacagcgacgacgaggagtcgtaaggaccccggatgggagcaatgcgtttgttgaacgctatgcggggtcaagtgggggagaacatgaaaacaaagacacaaaaagcaggaagtagtgaactgatgtatgtggacatcaagttaaatggccaaacgacccgtgcagtgGTGGACACGGGAGCTACCcaaaacttcatagccgatcgagaagcatagCGACTTGGGttaatcttggagaagagcccaagctgaatgaaggcgatgaactcggaggccaggcgaatatcCGGGTTAgcgaagggagtccccatcaaaatcgggacatggagcgggaacaccaacatgatggtagtgccactggatgacttccaagtgattcttggaatgaagtttatgcacgcggcgaagttggtgccaatgccgttcttgaactccctacgtatgatgggaggtgacaacccctgcgtggttcccgtctctcgaagaggaaccaaggagccctaacacatatcgacattacaactgaagaaaggggtgcaaaaaggtgaattaacatttatggatgctatgaagctagagccacttaacgagaaggccattcaagcacctgttgtggtggcgaacgtcttgaaagagttcaatgatgttatgccacccgaattgccgaagactcttctgccacgcagaggcgtggatcacagcatcgagctggagccaggagtgaagcctccagcgagaccaccctatcgcatgcccccaccagagttggcagaacttaggaagcagttaggtgaactgctaagaggtggtctcatccgcaactctgaagcacctttcggagctccagttctcttccagaagaaataagatgggagcctccgactctgcgtcgattaccgagcccttaacaaagtgacagtgaagaacaagtatcccatcccgctcatcgcggacttgttcgaccagttgggcaaagccaagtatttctcgaaactcgaccttcggtcggggtattggcaggtgcgcatcgcTGAAGGCGACgaggcgaagactacctgtgtgatcaggtatggagcgtttgagttcttggtgatgcctttcggcctaaccaacgctccagccacgttctgcactctcatgaaccaactattcaaggagtatttggacaagttcGTGGTCATCTACTTAGACGATATTGTCGTATacaaccaaacgctcgaggaacatgtccagcaccttcggacaattttcaaggttctcatggAGAACacattgttcgtaaaaagggagaaatgctacttcgcccaaacggagatcctattcttggggcatcaaattggtaatggttccattcggatggataggtCGAAGGTGCAAGtgattgcggaatggcgaactccaaagaaggtgccaaagTTGAGATCCTtcattggtttcgtcaactactatcgacgcttcatagcggggtactcgaagcgtgcaactccactgacggagttactgaagaaagagcaaccttggaagtggtctgataaatgtgaaaagacattccaagatctgaaggccgctgttatggaagaaccagtgctcaaattgccaaactatggggagccttttgaagtccatacagatgcttcggacttcactattgggggagtactcaaacaggagggtcatccgatggcctacgagagccgtaaactcaacgagaccgagtggcggtatccagtgcatgagaaggagatgacagcggtgatccactgtctacgagtttggcgacactatctcctcggatcgcgatttgtgctgaggacggacaacatcgctctgagctatttccaaactcagaagaagatctccccaaagcaggcgcatTGGCAGGACTTCgtagctgaatttgatatggcaatggagtataagcctgggaaggcgaatgtcgtggccgatgcattgagtcggaaagtggagcgtgtgaatgccacACAATTGGAGGACGGAgttcaagcaagtcagttgcactccaacttcctttccaggatcagagatggactgtatagtgacccccaggcagttatcctaatgcagctcaacaaagaaggcaagacacgacgattttgggtccaggagggactcgtttacaccaaaggcaatagggtttatgttccccgagtagacaatttgaggcgtgaactcttaaaagagtgtcacgattccctttgggctggacacccaggttttcacagaacattggctctcgtggagagggccttctactggccgaagatgaggactgatgtggaggaatatgttcgaacatgccttacttgctaaCAAGACATGGTggagtagtggaagccgatgggacttttggagccgttgcctgtaccagaaaggccgtgagagagcatttccttggacttcatatcaagattgccacttgtagggagactcggatcgatactcgtggtggtcgatcggttttcaaagtgtgCAACTTTATTtaatgctcccctacactgttcagcagaggaggcggtcaagctgatgatgaaggatgtggttaagtattggggagtcccgcacaatatcattagtgatcgagacgctcggttcctgggacgattctggaccgagctattcaaattgttggggtcaaagttatacttctttaTAAGCCTCCACCactagacggatggccagactgaaaggatactcTCGCttctggagcaatatcttcggctctacgtgagtgccaaccaacgagattgggtgaagctgttggacattgcccaattctcctacaacttgcagcggagctctgcatccaacaagagccccttcgagatcattaccggacaacaaccgtcgactccgcacactatagccattgggtatactgggagtagtccgtcagcctaccatttcggaaaggagtggcatcgaaatgcagatattgcgcgggcttacttggagaaggcggcaagaaggatgaagaagtgggcagacttgggaaggcgaccgcaagagttcaaagttggcgatttggtgttggtaaagctccaaccagcatcactccaattatttaggaacaaagtccacaaaggattggtgcgcaagtatgaagggcccttcccaattatcagcaaggtaggcaacgtctcttataaGTTGCAACTGccgacgtggttcaaaattcacaacgttcttcacgccagcaacctaaaagcctaccactcggatccgcaagatgcttctcgaagtgttccaactcggcaacctcccatcacagcctcttacgagaagcgagttgaaaccattctggcggaccacaagataaagctacccaacggagctgagcagacagagtacttggtgaagtggcgaaaacttccccgaactgaagccagttgggagcctgaagatgccctgcgacatgaagaagagatcatcaacaactaccaacaagcgtcgacgagggcgtcaacAGTTtaggtgggggagaatgtcacgaacggtcgtcgcgcgc containing:
- the LOC135671593 gene encoding probable CCR4-associated factor 1 homolog 11, coding for MSSQRGGGGGGRQHLVVRSVWAWNLEYEFSIIASLVDRFSYVAFDTEFPGFLYRTRRPHRLLPPSLRYAFLKANVDKMELVQLGLTLFDAFGDLPSIGTGGRVGYAWEFNFREFDVRRDLHAPDSVDLLRSSGIDFDRLPLYGIDSGQFAAHLYRSGLVAHCRFCRPHSTRWIAFHSCYDFAYLIKVLGFGRPLPDTLEEFLGLVNLLFGETVDLKHIMRGCKGLSGGLERVASTLGVPRQAGKSHQAGSDSLVTCQVYLKMKRRFFDDQDAKVACHRGIIYGLQAC